Proteins encoded by one window of Rutidosis leptorrhynchoides isolate AG116_Rl617_1_P2 chromosome 7, CSIRO_AGI_Rlap_v1, whole genome shotgun sequence:
- the LOC139860349 gene encoding uncharacterized protein, producing the protein MKVLKSCLNKKDFVWTEEAEKTFQNVKRLLKELPMLTAPVAGETLVSYMAVLAEAISSVLIAERNGVQMEIYIVRHPILVLTDQPIKQILKHPASSGQLAKWEIELGEYEINFSPRHAEVQILADFLLETTEKVDYSRYVTSSNCMWELHTDGASSEEGVDAGLVLTSPEGEEHTYALKFCFYASNNEAEYEALLSGLRIASEKE; encoded by the exons ATGAAGGTTTTGAAAAGTTGTTTAAATAAAAAGGATTTTGTGTGGACGGAAGAGGCTGAAAAAACTTTTCAAAATGTTAAACGACTTTTAAAAGAGTTACCAATGTTAACTGCACCAGTAGCAGGAGAAACATTAGTTTCATATATGGCAGTGTTGGCAGAAGCCATTAGTTCGGTCTTAATTGCAGAACGGAATGGAGTGCAAATGGAAATATATATTGTCA GACATCCAATTCTTGTCTTAACGGATCAACCAATAAAGCAAATTTTGAAACATCCAGCATCATCAGGGCAGCTAGCCAAATGGGAAATTGAGCTAGGAGAATATGAAATAAATTTCTCACCAAGACATGCAGAGGTGCAGATTTTGGCAGATTTTCTTTTGGAAACAACTGAAAAAGTAGATTATTCACGATATGTTACAAGCAGTAATTGTATGTGGGAGTTACATACTGATGGAGCATCAAGTGAAGAGGGAGTTGATGCAGGATTGGTGCTTACAAGCCCGGAAGGGGAAGAACATACATATGCACTCAAGTTTTGTTTTTATGCAtctaacaatgaagcagagtatgaagcATTGCtttccggcctccgcatagcgtcTGAGAAGGAATAA